One Sediminicola sp. YIK13 DNA segment encodes these proteins:
- a CDS encoding PspC domain-containing protein, which yields MDSFYRLLYYLQKRGFEVCRRIAERLGIRARVVRTTFIYLTFVTLGFGFAVYLFLAFWLKIKDLLYTKRTSVFDL from the coding sequence ATGGATTCTTTCTATCGTTTATTATACTATCTTCAAAAAAGAGGATTTGAGGTATGTCGGCGCATTGCGGAACGCCTGGGAATAAGGGCTCGAGTAGTTAGGACGACGTTTATTTATCTAACCTTTGTCACGCTGGGCTTTGGATTTGCGGTTTATCTATTTCTCGCTTTTTGGCTAAAAATAAAGGACTTGCTATACACCAAGCGCACCTCTGTATTTGATCTTTAA
- a CDS encoding potassium channel family protein encodes MIKLFRSKIYLALVMVLGVLAIGILGYRYLSEYSWLDAFYMTVITVTTVGFSEVKPLDTVAKIFTVFLIIASVFIFAFAISVITEYILGRNSLQLLKKKKVKQKINSLSKHVIVCGFGRNGMQATERLSVFNRPFVVVEKDKEVIEKYENDILFVEGDAIDDEVLKEAGVEKAQYLIAAMPDDAANLFVVLSARQLNKELFIISRASLATSQKKLQLAGADKVIMPDKIGGDHMASLVVMPDLITFMDKLSMEGEHTTNLEEIAIEDFTNEVNCSSLRDLDLRRKTGCTIIGYIEPDGNYIINPEADLQMQPKSKVIVLGRPEQIKKLNEMFHID; translated from the coding sequence ATGATAAAACTTTTTCGTTCTAAAATATATTTGGCCTTGGTAATGGTACTGGGTGTCTTGGCCATTGGAATATTAGGGTATAGGTATTTATCTGAATACAGTTGGCTGGATGCCTTTTACATGACGGTCATTACCGTAACCACCGTGGGTTTTTCAGAAGTGAAACCTTTGGATACGGTAGCTAAGATCTTTACCGTCTTTTTGATCATTGCCAGTGTTTTTATATTTGCATTTGCCATTTCCGTTATTACAGAATACATTTTGGGGAGAAACTCCCTTCAACTTTTAAAAAAGAAAAAAGTGAAACAAAAAATCAATAGTTTGTCCAAGCATGTCATTGTCTGTGGTTTTGGTAGAAATGGGATGCAAGCCACAGAGCGACTTAGCGTTTTTAACAGGCCATTTGTTGTAGTTGAGAAGGATAAGGAGGTAATAGAAAAATATGAAAACGATATCTTGTTTGTAGAGGGAGATGCTATTGATGATGAAGTATTGAAAGAGGCCGGTGTTGAGAAGGCGCAATATTTAATTGCTGCAATGCCAGATGATGCCGCAAACTTATTCGTGGTACTCTCGGCAAGGCAACTGAACAAAGAATTATTTATCATTAGTCGCGCTTCCTTGGCCACCTCTCAAAAGAAATTGCAATTGGCAGGTGCGGATAAGGTGATCATGCCGGACAAGATCGGTGGGGATCATATGGCCTCTTTGGTGGTGATGCCAGATTTGATCACTTTTATGGATAAATTGTCCATGGAAGGGGAGCATACAACCAATTTGGAGGAAATTGCTATAGAGGATTTTACAAATGAAGTAAATTGTAGTTCCTTAAGGGATCTGGACTTGCGGAGGAAGACAGGATGTACCATTATAGGGTATATTGAGCCCGATGGTAATTATATCATCAACCCCGAAGCAGATTTGCAGATGCAGCCCAAAAGCAAGGTGATTGTATTGGGGCGCCCTGAGCAAATTAAGAAATTGAACGAAATGTTCCACATTGACTGA
- a CDS encoding amino acid carrier protein yields the protein MKKYISSIFMLLSLAVFSQELTVTEKLINPSKRINDGVIELEVEGGTAPYTYKWSNQATPLSSKRASDLVEGLAYDVTITDADGKSVSKSYKVPTEEITEVFNGAMTPAVSALGSVLFWDPFAAIGIYDPVIYADVKLIGAPGWSPEADDKFVLQKWLKPEGAKVKKGDAIAIVSRNDGAAETVNSSVDGSLKYLVKEGGVIYDSNNQQDVIEQGAHYLASVKYDSPEIIRHPNGDPQEKGIPFIVIWLVLGALFFTIRMGFINIKGFGHSLDLAKGKYDDPDAPGQVTHFQALATAVSGTVGLGNIAGVGVAVSLGGAGATFWMIVCGLLGMSSKFVECTLGVKYRNILPDGRVFGGPMNYLRYGLEKRNMKGFGKVLAGLFAVLAVGASFGGGNMFQANQSFEQLSGQFPALVGNGFWFGVITAVLVGVVIIGGINSIAQVTGRVVPIMASVYIVAALAVIIMNIENIGPAFSAIVDGAFSPSALKGGVVGVLIVGFQRAAFSNEAGVGSAAIAHSTAKTNHPPSEGFVALLEPFIDTVVVCTLTALVLIFTGMHEVEGMAGAQLTSDAFGSQISWFPYVLALAVFLFAFSTMISWSYYGMRAWTYLFGKSKKTEYAYKMLFLVFVVIGASVSLGAVLDFSDMMILAMSFPNIIGLYIMSGEVKTDLNKYWADLKDNKLFKKQEVK from the coding sequence ATGAAGAAATATATTTCCTCCATTTTTATGCTGCTGTCCTTAGCAGTTTTTTCCCAAGAATTAACAGTAACTGAAAAACTTATCAACCCATCTAAAAGGATCAATGATGGTGTTATAGAACTAGAGGTAGAGGGAGGAACCGCCCCATATACTTACAAATGGAGCAATCAAGCTACCCCATTGTCTTCTAAACGGGCAAGTGACTTGGTAGAAGGTCTTGCTTATGATGTGACCATAACGGATGCCGATGGGAAGTCTGTTTCAAAATCATATAAGGTTCCAACAGAAGAAATCACAGAAGTATTCAATGGCGCAATGACCCCTGCGGTAAGTGCATTGGGATCTGTGCTTTTTTGGGATCCTTTTGCAGCCATTGGAATTTACGACCCAGTGATTTATGCCGATGTGAAACTAATAGGGGCTCCAGGATGGTCTCCTGAAGCAGATGATAAATTTGTACTTCAGAAATGGTTAAAGCCTGAAGGGGCAAAAGTTAAGAAGGGTGATGCAATCGCTATTGTGTCCAGAAATGATGGAGCTGCAGAAACAGTAAATTCATCTGTGGACGGAAGCTTAAAATATTTGGTAAAAGAAGGTGGTGTAATATACGATTCAAACAATCAGCAGGATGTGATAGAACAAGGAGCCCACTATTTGGCTTCCGTAAAATATGACAGTCCGGAAATTATTAGACATCCAAATGGAGATCCACAAGAAAAAGGAATTCCATTTATAGTAATATGGTTGGTATTGGGTGCATTGTTCTTTACCATAAGGATGGGCTTTATCAACATCAAGGGCTTTGGGCATTCTTTGGATTTGGCCAAAGGGAAATATGATGATCCTGATGCTCCAGGACAAGTGACCCACTTTCAGGCTCTGGCCACGGCTGTATCCGGTACGGTTGGATTGGGTAACATTGCCGGGGTAGGTGTAGCCGTATCTTTAGGGGGAGCAGGAGCTACCTTTTGGATGATCGTTTGTGGATTATTGGGCATGTCTTCAAAATTTGTAGAGTGTACCCTGGGGGTAAAATATAGGAACATCCTTCCTGATGGACGTGTTTTTGGTGGACCAATGAATTATTTGAGATATGGTCTGGAGAAAAGAAACATGAAAGGTTTTGGAAAAGTATTGGCGGGATTATTTGCGGTCTTGGCCGTGGGTGCTTCCTTTGGTGGAGGTAATATGTTCCAAGCCAACCAGTCGTTTGAACAATTATCTGGCCAATTTCCGGCACTTGTAGGAAATGGATTTTGGTTTGGGGTAATAACAGCCGTTCTTGTAGGTGTTGTAATTATTGGGGGGATCAATAGTATTGCCCAAGTAACAGGTAGGGTAGTGCCAATTATGGCCTCCGTTTACATTGTTGCAGCCTTGGCGGTAATCATAATGAACATAGAAAATATTGGACCTGCATTTTCTGCAATTGTAGATGGAGCTTTCAGTCCAAGTGCGCTTAAGGGAGGGGTTGTAGGTGTTTTGATCGTAGGATTCCAACGAGCGGCCTTCTCCAACGAAGCAGGGGTAGGTTCGGCAGCTATTGCCCATAGTACGGCCAAGACAAACCATCCGCCTTCGGAAGGGTTTGTAGCTCTTTTAGAACCTTTTATAGATACCGTAGTGGTATGTACCCTAACTGCGTTGGTACTTATCTTTACCGGGATGCATGAAGTAGAAGGTATGGCCGGAGCCCAATTGACTTCTGATGCCTTTGGAAGCCAAATTTCTTGGTTCCCTTATGTATTGGCCTTGGCAGTATTCCTATTTGCATTCTCTACTATGATCTCATGGTCTTATTACGGAATGAGAGCTTGGACCTATTTATTTGGTAAGAGCAAAAAAACTGAGTATGCCTACAAAATGTTATTCTTGGTATTTGTGGTCATTGGTG